One stretch of Streptomyces sp. A2-16 DNA includes these proteins:
- a CDS encoding chitinase has translation MRVFLRPTAGLTCLFALATAGCSDRSEPASSADTSYAPYVSATEASDNDSAGSPSVYNLAFVIADGSDCAPSWNGTSAVGDSSVTSRISALKEDGAQVRVSFGGASGKELAETCSSAAKLAAAYGKALDAAGSSLADFDVEGDALADSASVDLRSEAIALLQEERSDLAVTFTLPVMPSGLDDDGVALLESANDNSVQVSTVNIMTMNYGESYDGDMGDYAITSAKAAHRQLKEVFGTSDSTAWQGMALTSMIGTNDVDGETFTLSDAAQVREFAESKEVAWVSMWSTFRDQECEKGNADEDDALTDCSGVAQSSGAFGEALGG, from the coding sequence ATGCGGGTATTCCTGAGGCCGACCGCCGGTCTCACGTGTCTGTTTGCCCTGGCCACCGCGGGGTGTTCCGACAGGTCCGAACCGGCCTCGTCGGCAGATACCTCGTACGCCCCGTACGTGAGCGCCACCGAGGCCTCGGACAACGACTCCGCGGGCTCGCCCTCGGTGTACAACCTCGCGTTCGTGATCGCCGACGGGAGTGACTGCGCGCCCTCCTGGAACGGCACGTCCGCGGTCGGCGACTCCTCGGTCACGTCCCGGATCAGCGCGCTGAAGGAGGACGGGGCTCAGGTCCGGGTCTCCTTCGGCGGGGCGTCCGGGAAGGAGCTGGCCGAGACCTGCTCCAGTGCGGCGAAGCTCGCGGCGGCCTACGGGAAGGCCCTGGACGCGGCCGGTTCCTCGCTCGCCGACTTCGACGTCGAGGGGGACGCGCTGGCCGACTCCGCCTCGGTGGATCTGCGGTCCGAGGCGATCGCGTTGCTCCAGGAGGAACGGAGCGATCTCGCCGTGACGTTCACGCTTCCCGTGATGCCGTCCGGGCTCGACGACGACGGTGTGGCACTGCTGGAGTCCGCGAACGACAACTCGGTCCAGGTGTCGACCGTCAACATCATGACGATGAACTACGGGGAGTCGTACGACGGGGACATGGGGGACTACGCGATCACCTCGGCGAAGGCGGCGCACCGTCAGTTGAAGGAGGTCTTCGGCACGTCCGACTCCACCGCGTGGCAGGGAATGGCGCTCACCTCGATGATCGGCACGAACGACGTGGACGGCGAGACGTTCACGTTGTCCGACGCGGCTCAGGTGCGGGAGTTCGCCGAGTCGAAGGAGGTGGCGTGGGTGTCGATGTGGTCGACGTTCCGGGACCAGGAGTGCGAGAAGGGGAACGCGGATGAGGATGACGCGTTGACCGACTGCAGTGGGGTTGCTCAGAGTTCGGGGGCGTTCGGGGAGGCGTTGGGCGGTTGA
- a CDS encoding bifunctional polysaccharide deacetylase/glycosyltransferase family 2 protein, with translation MTTTTPSRGRRRAPTRMKRAAGKAAALQKPRVILALLLLLGLTSVMLLDGYLRAEVGGDQRVRDGASSSKVPDTILNGGPIISFRGGQATTTSVPARTIALTFDDGPNPTYTPQVLKILEKYDVPATFFVVGSMVSRYPGIVKDMVDQGNEVGIHTFTHVDLSYQSDARVRREMTQTQLALAGAAGITTTLFRAPYSSETDAIDNYSWPVYEKLGEEGYTSVFVDTDSDDWKKPGVSKIVKWSTPSGTSGASVLMHDAGGDREQTIEALPKYIEKMRAKGYTFTTISGVIEAQNMGAQLPGGDRNASQNGNQNADRDGAARLQAAHREATGATLYEGKALVGAVAVAEYAVPTLSVGLAVVGVAVMGRFGMMLILARRHYRQRNRRRFGWGPAVTRPVSVIVPAYNEKECIANTLESLARSTHPIEVVIVDDGSSDGTSEIARAAAEQLGMTNVRVVRQENAGKPAALNNGVRSAGHDIVVMMDGDTVFEPDTVRQLVQPFANEEVGAVAGNAKVGNRNTIIGAWQHIEYVMGFNLDRRMYDLLRCMPTIPGAIGAFRREAVLQVGGMSEDTLAEDTDITIAMHRAGWRVVYQEHARAWTEAPGSLKQLWSQRYRWSYGTMQALWKHRKSLTDKGPSGRFGRVGMPLVVIFQIVTPVFAPLIDVFTAYSMIFVDFQAALYAWLAVLGVQLVCAAYAFKLDREKYRYLLMMPLQQLAYRQMMYLVLIHSCITALTGGRLRWQKLKRTGEVGTPAGVGR, from the coding sequence ATGACCACGACGACGCCCTCCCGCGGCCGCCGGCGCGCCCCCACCCGCATGAAGCGGGCGGCGGGCAAGGCCGCGGCGCTGCAGAAACCGCGGGTCATCCTCGCCCTGCTGCTCCTGCTCGGCCTGACCAGCGTGATGCTGCTCGACGGCTATCTGCGCGCCGAGGTCGGCGGCGACCAGCGGGTGCGCGACGGCGCCAGCTCCAGCAAGGTCCCCGACACCATCCTCAACGGCGGGCCGATCATCAGCTTCCGCGGCGGCCAGGCCACCACGACCTCGGTGCCGGCCAGGACGATCGCGCTCACCTTCGACGACGGCCCGAACCCGACGTACACGCCCCAGGTCCTGAAGATCCTGGAGAAGTACGACGTCCCGGCCACCTTCTTCGTGGTGGGCTCGATGGTCTCGCGCTACCCGGGGATCGTGAAGGACATGGTCGACCAGGGCAATGAGGTCGGCATCCACACCTTCACCCACGTCGACCTCTCCTACCAGAGCGACGCCCGCGTCCGGCGCGAGATGACCCAGACGCAGCTGGCCCTCGCGGGCGCGGCCGGCATCACCACCACGCTGTTCCGGGCGCCGTACTCCTCGGAGACCGACGCGATCGACAACTACAGCTGGCCCGTCTACGAGAAGCTCGGCGAGGAGGGCTACACCAGCGTCTTCGTCGACACCGACAGCGACGACTGGAAGAAGCCGGGCGTCTCGAAGATCGTCAAGTGGTCCACGCCGTCCGGGACCTCGGGCGCCTCCGTGCTGATGCACGACGCTGGCGGCGACCGCGAGCAGACGATCGAGGCGCTGCCGAAGTACATCGAGAAGATGCGGGCGAAGGGCTACACCTTCACCACCATCAGCGGGGTCATCGAGGCACAGAACATGGGCGCGCAGCTCCCGGGCGGTGACCGGAACGCCAGCCAGAACGGCAACCAGAACGCCGACCGCGACGGTGCCGCCCGCCTTCAGGCCGCCCACCGCGAGGCCACCGGCGCGACCCTCTACGAGGGCAAGGCGCTCGTCGGGGCCGTGGCCGTCGCCGAGTACGCCGTGCCCACCCTGTCGGTCGGGCTCGCCGTGGTGGGCGTGGCCGTCATGGGGCGGTTCGGGATGATGCTGATCCTCGCCCGCCGCCACTACCGGCAGCGCAACAGACGCCGCTTCGGCTGGGGGCCCGCGGTCACCCGGCCGGTGAGCGTGATCGTCCCGGCGTACAACGAGAAGGAGTGCATCGCCAACACCCTGGAGTCGCTGGCGAGGAGCACCCATCCGATCGAGGTCGTCATCGTCGACGACGGCTCCTCGGACGGTACGTCGGAGATCGCCCGGGCCGCCGCCGAGCAACTCGGCATGACCAACGTCCGGGTCGTCCGCCAGGAGAACGCGGGCAAGCCGGCCGCCCTCAACAACGGTGTCCGCAGCGCCGGTCACGACATCGTCGTGATGATGGACGGCGACACCGTCTTCGAACCGGACACCGTACGGCAGCTGGTGCAGCCCTTCGCGAACGAGGAGGTCGGCGCGGTCGCCGGCAACGCCAAGGTCGGCAACCGGAACACGATCATCGGCGCCTGGCAGCACATCGAGTACGTGATGGGCTTCAACCTCGACCGCCGGATGTACGACCTGCTGCGCTGCATGCCCACCATCCCGGGCGCGATCGGCGCGTTCCGCCGTGAGGCCGTTCTCCAGGTCGGCGGCATGAGCGAGGACACCCTCGCCGAGGACACCGACATCACCATCGCCATGCACCGCGCGGGCTGGCGGGTGGTCTACCAGGAGCACGCGCGCGCGTGGACCGAGGCACCGGGCTCCCTGAAACAGCTGTGGTCCCAGCGCTACCGGTGGTCGTACGGCACCATGCAGGCGCTGTGGAAGCACCGCAAGTCCCTCACGGACAAGGGGCCCTCGGGCCGGTTCGGCCGGGTCGGCATGCCGCTGGTGGTGATCTTCCAGATCGTCACGCCGGTCTTCGCCCCGCTGATCGACGTGTTCACCGCCTACTCGATGATCTTCGTCGACTTCCAGGCCGCGCTGTACGCGTGGCTGGCGGTCCTCGGCGTCCAGCTCGTGTGCGCCGCGTACG